The following proteins come from a genomic window of Bartonella apihabitans:
- a CDS encoding TonB family protein — MMNYDTHESNNFLLWTGVTIIVLAIYAVLIFWAMAMRGDPNVVRGGQEAIMLDFAEEPMAPDVENVSEVIKEETVQEKEEEKEEPKEEEEKPEPEPQKSEMVEEVKKPEPKKEVKKPKPETRKAEPKKDVKKADVTQKASGPEIVAKKGPTYAALTTNRVFGGDGRLVSSWQNKVQRRIALIASRTTKPRASSRSTSYVTFNFDQKGNITSARTSRSSGDAAIDNLALQIVKKSSPIPTPPEGWNSALTVPVEVR; from the coding sequence ATGATGAATTATGATACACATGAATCGAATAATTTTCTGCTTTGGACGGGAGTGACTATTATTGTTCTCGCTATCTATGCAGTATTGATCTTTTGGGCCATGGCCATGCGTGGAGACCCCAATGTTGTAAGAGGCGGACAAGAAGCAATCATGCTCGACTTTGCCGAAGAACCTATGGCTCCCGATGTGGAAAACGTTTCCGAGGTGATCAAAGAAGAAACGGTGCAGGAAAAGGAAGAGGAAAAAGAAGAACCTAAGGAAGAAGAGGAAAAGCCTGAACCTGAACCACAAAAATCCGAAATGGTGGAAGAAGTCAAAAAACCCGAACCGAAAAAAGAAGTAAAAAAACCGAAGCCTGAAACACGTAAAGCCGAACCGAAAAAAGACGTTAAAAAAGCCGATGTAACACAAAAAGCGTCCGGCCCCGAAATTGTTGCAAAGAAAGGGCCAACCTATGCGGCTCTCACGACCAATCGTGTGTTTGGTGGTGATGGACGACTTGTTTCATCGTGGCAGAATAAAGTTCAGCGTCGCATCGCGCTCATTGCTTCACGGACTACAAAACCAAGAGCATCGAGTCGTTCGACAAGCTATGTCACTTTCAATTTTGACCAGAAAGGCAACATAACCAGCGCGCGAACCTCACGGTCATCAGGCGATGCTGCAATTGATAATCTGGCCTTGCAAATCGTCAAAAAATCAAGCCCTATTCCTACCCCTCCGGAAGGCTGGAATAGCGCGCTCACTGTACCGGTCGAGGTGCGTTAG
- a CDS encoding MFS transporter, whose product MDLISRVQRLPLGKFHYRLLLVTGLGWMFDAMDTGLIAFIMPRLSESWHLVASEKASVVSIGFVGMAIGAVLAGGIADRIGRKTVFAATLVVYSIATALCGVAPDLKWLLVFRFIVGFGLGGQLPVAVSLVSEYVPARVRGRFIVLLESFWGVGWLLAALISFFVIPAYGWQIAFIICGIPALYVFHIWRKIPESIPYLINRGRIEEAHKIVCQLEKEAGVPVIDKIEVAPVAEKHNVSFTQLWSSGLARRTIMLWLIWFGIVYSYYGIFTWLPSLLEQHGFSIVKSSKYTLILILAQLPGYMAAAWLIEILGRKATLSGFIAACAICAYFFGQASSDGMIILWGCLLSFFNLGAWGVLYSYTPEQYPANIRAFGSGWASATGRVGGIVAPIVVTHMMAVDKEAFSSVFIMFTGVLLAVAIIIIVLGEETRGRTLESISR is encoded by the coding sequence ATGGATCTCATTTCGCGCGTACAGCGACTGCCGCTCGGAAAGTTTCACTATCGCTTATTGCTGGTAACCGGTTTAGGCTGGATGTTCGATGCTATGGACACCGGCCTTATTGCTTTTATCATGCCACGTTTGTCTGAAAGTTGGCATTTGGTGGCGTCGGAAAAGGCCTCGGTTGTCAGTATCGGGTTTGTCGGAATGGCTATCGGAGCCGTATTGGCCGGCGGCATTGCCGACAGAATTGGCAGAAAGACAGTTTTTGCGGCAACACTTGTCGTTTATAGTATTGCAACCGCCTTATGTGGTGTTGCACCCGATCTGAAATGGTTATTGGTGTTCCGTTTCATAGTCGGCTTCGGTCTCGGCGGACAATTACCGGTTGCTGTCAGTCTTGTCAGCGAATATGTACCGGCTCGGGTACGCGGCCGTTTCATCGTTTTGTTAGAAAGTTTCTGGGGAGTGGGCTGGCTTCTTGCTGCACTTATCTCCTTTTTTGTCATTCCCGCTTACGGTTGGCAGATAGCTTTCATAATTTGCGGCATACCGGCACTCTATGTGTTCCATATCTGGCGTAAAATTCCTGAATCTATTCCCTATCTGATTAATCGCGGGCGCATTGAAGAAGCCCATAAAATCGTTTGCCAACTTGAAAAAGAAGCTGGCGTTCCGGTTATCGACAAAATCGAAGTTGCCCCTGTTGCCGAAAAGCACAACGTCTCTTTCACACAATTATGGTCAAGCGGTCTTGCCAGACGCACAATCATGCTATGGCTCATATGGTTCGGCATTGTCTATTCCTATTACGGTATTTTCACATGGCTTCCGAGCCTATTGGAGCAGCACGGCTTCAGCATTGTCAAATCATCAAAATACACGTTGATCCTTATTCTGGCCCAGCTTCCCGGCTATATGGCCGCAGCCTGGTTGATTGAAATACTCGGTCGCAAGGCTACTTTGTCCGGCTTTATCGCTGCTTGTGCAATATGCGCATATTTCTTCGGACAGGCGTCATCGGATGGCATGATCATTTTGTGGGGCTGCTTGTTGTCGTTTTTCAACCTCGGCGCATGGGGTGTTCTTTATTCATATACGCCCGAACAATATCCGGCCAATATCCGTGCTTTCGGCTCCGGTTGGGCTTCCGCTACCGGCCGGGTTGGCGGTATTGTTGCGCCGATAGTCGTTACCCATATGATGGCTGTAGATAAAGAAGCGTTTTCCAGTGTATTCATAATGTTCACCGGAGTACTTCTGGCAGTTGCAATCATCATCATTGTATTGGGTGAAGAAACGCGAGGCCGCACACTTGAATCCATCAGCCGGTAA